The segment CGGCGCGACGGCAAGGACTACGTGCTGAACGGGTCCAAGACCTTCATCACGAACGCCCCCTACGGCGACGTCTTCCTGGTCTACGCGAAGAACGCGGAGGACGGCTCGATCCAGGCGTTCATCGTCGAGCGCGGCTTCGAGGGCGTGAGCGTCGGCAAGCCGTTCAAGAAGATGGGGATGAAGAGCTCCCCGACCGGCGAGGTCTTTTTCGACGACGTGCGCGTGCCCGCCGCGAACCTGCTCGGCGCGGGCACGCGCGACCGCGACCACGTGCGCAAGTCGCTGGCCGGCGAGCGGATCGGCATCGCGGTCATGGGCTACGGGATCGCCGAGCGCTGCTTCGAGATCGCGCGCGACTACGCCAAGCAGCGCGTGCAGGGCGGGCAGCCGATCGCGAACTACCAGCTGGTGCAGAATCGCCTGGCGCGGATGTACGTGGCGCTCTCGAACGCGCGCCGCGTCGTGTACGAGCAGGGCGACGTCTCGATCGCCGACGCCTGCGCCGGCAAGCTCTACGTCACGGAGGTGGGCACCTACGTCGCCACCGAGGCGATCCACATCCTGGGCGGCTACGGCTACCTGGAGGAGCAGACCGTCGAGCGCCTGGCCCGCGACGCGAAGCTGCTCGAGCTCGGCGGCGGCACCACCGAGATC is part of the Deltaproteobacteria bacterium genome and harbors:
- a CDS encoding acyl-CoA dehydrogenase, producing the protein MEPSDSQLLIRDQYRKFMTTELEAATPAMESGAELPYPFIKRMNAALGASLVGDLGDDAESRALASWARTQLIIEIARVNPGFGMSWGVSIGLCAGNIMRGGTPEQKARYLPDLLRGEKVGCWCLTEPGAGSDAFGSMRTEARRDGKDYVLNGSKTFITNAPYGDVFLVYAKNAEDGSIQAFIVERGFEGVSVGKPFKKMGMKSSPTGEVFFDDVRVPAANLLGAGTRDRDHVRKSLAGERIGIAVMGYGIAERCFEIARDYAKQRVQGGQPIANYQLVQNRLARMYVALSNARRVVYEQGDVSIADACAGKLYVTEVGTYVATEAIHILGGYGYLEEQTVERLARDAKLLELGGGTTEIQILTIARHILA